One Clostridia bacterium DNA segment encodes these proteins:
- the era gene encoding GTPase Era has translation MTQSVFAAILGVPNVGKSTLLNRMVGEKIAIVSPKPQTTRTRVTGVVTEGETQFVFLDTPGIHKPRTLLGEGMIKTVGEAASGVDAALLLCEPQGAGLSPVGEFLERLKKSGVPVILCVNKIDTLREKEALLPVIAELSGQFDFEAVLPISAETGEGVDELKAELKKFAVPSPHFFPDDAVTDQPDRVIAAELIREKLLLSLDHEIPHGIAVEIEQFSTRDSGILDISAVIYCEKDSHKGIIIGKNGSLIKKTMTAARIDCEAFFGCKVNLQTRVKVKENWRNRAGFINSIGMFDTQ, from the coding sequence ATGACACAGAGCGTTTTCGCCGCGATACTCGGCGTGCCGAACGTGGGCAAGTCCACGCTTCTCAACAGGATGGTCGGCGAGAAGATCGCCATCGTTTCCCCCAAACCGCAGACGACGCGCACCCGCGTGACCGGAGTCGTCACCGAGGGCGAAACGCAGTTCGTCTTCCTCGACACTCCCGGCATCCACAAGCCGCGCACACTGCTCGGCGAAGGTATGATAAAGACGGTCGGCGAGGCCGCCTCCGGAGTCGACGCCGCGCTGCTCCTTTGCGAGCCGCAGGGCGCGGGACTTTCGCCCGTCGGCGAGTTCCTCGAGCGATTGAAGAAAAGCGGCGTTCCGGTCATACTCTGCGTCAACAAGATAGACACGCTGCGCGAAAAGGAAGCGCTGCTTCCGGTCATCGCGGAGCTTTCCGGACAGTTCGATTTCGAAGCCGTCCTCCCCATCAGCGCCGAGACCGGCGAGGGAGTCGACGAGCTGAAGGCGGAGCTGAAAAAGTTCGCCGTGCCGTCGCCGCACTTTTTCCCTGACGACGCCGTTACCGACCAGCCCGACCGCGTTATCGCCGCCGAGCTGATACGCGAGAAGCTGCTGCTTTCGCTCGACCACGAGATCCCGCACGGGATAGCCGTCGAGATCGAGCAGTTCTCGACGCGCGACAGCGGCATTCTCGATATTTCCGCGGTCATCTACTGCGAAAAGGACAGCCACAAAGGCATAATCATAGGCAAAAACGGCTCGCTGATAAAGAAGACCATGACCGCCGCGCGTATCGACTGCGAAGCGTTCTTCGGCTGCAAGGTCAACCTGCAGACGCGCGTCAAGGTCAAGGAAAACTGGCGCAACAGAGCCGGATTCATAAACTCGATAGGGATGTTCGATACTCAATGA